From the Chlamydia ibidis 10-1398/6 genome, the window TTGTGACCATGGCAAGCCATTCATTGTTCCTGCTGCAGATTATGAAGTTATGGAAGTTCGTGACACAAGGATCAATCTCAAAGCTGTTGGATTGGATCGAGGAGTGAAGATTGCTGGCGGTAGAGAAGGTCTAATGAGATTGACGAAAGTGGCGCCTGTCGAAGAGAAGTATGAAGTTAGTGAAGAGCTCAGGGGTAGTGAGCCTTCTACTTCCCCAGTCGTTAAGAAAGAAAAGAAGGAATCTCGTAAATCTGAGAAGTGGAAAGAAAAGAAGAAGCAGGGACGAAGAAAAAATAATAAAGAAATAGCTGAAGCTGCGGGTGCTTCTCAGGAAGTCATTGATACTGTCACAGAAGAGATTTGGGAAGAATCGCAGGCAAATAAGCTTGAAGATGATAAGAAGTTCTCTTTACTTCCACCTCCTTCAAAGCTTATTTCTGAAGTGTTTTCCCAAGGTTCACCTGGTCAATCAGTTACTTCTGCTGATTTAGATGAGTCTTTACATGTATTGGTTAATGAAAGTAGCGAGATTATCAATGCATTGCTATCAGCCGAACCTATTGTCTCTCTTCCAGAGGACGAGGAAGTAAACTTAGCTGCTGATGAAGAGCTTCCTACACCTTGTTCTCCAGAAGAAGACTGATTTAGATTTTTGGTATTCTTATACTTGAAATCCATTGATCTAGAAATTGTTGTATGATAAGCTTCTTCTTGAGTTTCTTTTGGGACGTTTTATAGTTTTCCCTTGTTTTGGCAAGGGATATCGCTCAGATGGTGGAATGGTAGACACTAGGGACTTAAAATCCCTTGGGCTTATGCCCGTGCAAGTTCGAGTCTTGTTCTGAGCACTTTTTCTTAGTCACTTTCTTCTTCCCTTTACAGAGATATTTTCTACTTATTACTTTGATAACGGCATCTGTTTTGTGATTTTTTGATGTCTGTCCAATGGTCAGAAAATCGTTAGTGACCACAAAACATCTTTATAGTAACATCCTTGTGTTGTCTCTTTTAACACGTGTTGAATTTGCGTGCTGATAAAGCTGTCAATGGTTATTTGGTGCGCGTGATGACTTGAGAATTCAGATTAGTCGGTTCCCGGGTTAGAGACGATAAGTCACGTATATGTTTATTTAATACGCTAACAATAAAGAAGACTATGTCATCTGTTAAGAAAAAACGAAGACTAAAAATTGCCAAGCATAAGCGAAAAAAAAGACGCCGAAGAGATCGTCATAAAAATAAATAGTTGATTGGTTTATGTGGACTCACCCAATTAGTTATGATGTTATTGTAGTTGGGGCAGGGCATGCAGGTTGTGAGGCGGCCTATTGTGCGGCAAAGATGGGTGCCTCGGTCCTTTTATTGACCTCTAATCTAGATACTATTGCCAAGTTAAGTTGTAATCCTGCTGTTGGAGGAATAGGTAAGGGTCATATTGTTCGAGAGATTGATGCTCTGGGCGGCATTATGGCGGAAGTTACTGACCTCTCGGGTATACAGTTTCGTATTTTGAACCAGACAAAAGGACCTGCGGTTCGAGCTCCAAGAGCTCAGGTTGATAAGCAGCTTTACCATGTTCATATGAAACGTTTACTAGAGAATGTTTCGGGACTTCATATCATGCAAGGGACGGTTGATTCTCTGCTTGATAACAGTAGCGGGGTTCTTGGTGTTTCTACGAAAGAGGGAGTGTCTTACCTTGGGAAGACTGTTATCCTGTCTTCTGGCACGTTTATGCGAGGGTTGATTCACATAGGTAGTCGCAATTTTTCTGGTGGACGTTTAGGAGACCCGGCAACCAATGGATTGTCTTCAGCATTGAAAGAAAGAGGGTTCCCGTTAAGCCGTTTAAAAACGGGTACGCCTCCTCGTCTGCTTGCCTCTTCTATAGATTTTTC encodes:
- the grgA gene encoding GrgA family transcription factor; protein product: MYFTRDPVIETVITSREGYKLSVRNTKHLSQDPFVVEAIEVISLGNTCFFRNCDHGKPFIVPAADYEVMEVRDTRINLKAVGLDRGVKIAGGREGLMRLTKVAPVEEKYEVSEELRGSEPSTSPVVKKEKKESRKSEKWKEKKKQGRRKNNKEIAEAAGASQEVIDTVTEEIWEESQANKLEDDKKFSLLPPPSKLISEVFSQGSPGQSVTSADLDESLHVLVNESSEIINALLSAEPIVSLPEDEEVNLAADEELPTPCSPEED
- a CDS encoding AURKAIP1/COX24 domain-containing protein codes for the protein MSSVKKKRRLKIAKHKRKKRRRRDRHKNK